One genomic segment of Paraburkholderia aromaticivorans includes these proteins:
- a CDS encoding HAD family hydrolase: protein MADFPFDAVLFDCDGVLVDSEPITNRVLTDMLGELGWQLSVEETMRIFVGKAVRDEAALIEARTGFAITTDWLMQFRARRNAALDLELSAIPGAPSAVRELHASLSGRIAVASGADRIKVELQLVKAGILDCFEGRIFSGHETPRSKPYPDVYLAAAAGLGVDPARCAVVEDTVTGATAGVAAGATVFGYCPLELGHSSATALHGAGAVHVFRDMAELPALLAGWRSVLR from the coding sequence ATGGCCGATTTTCCCTTCGACGCCGTACTCTTCGACTGCGACGGCGTGCTCGTCGACTCCGAACCCATCACCAACCGCGTGCTCACCGACATGCTCGGCGAGCTCGGCTGGCAGTTGAGCGTCGAAGAGACGATGCGCATTTTCGTCGGCAAGGCGGTCCGGGACGAAGCGGCGCTGATCGAAGCGCGCACAGGCTTCGCGATCACGACAGACTGGCTCATGCAGTTTCGCGCGCGCCGCAATGCGGCGCTGGATCTCGAACTGAGCGCGATTCCCGGCGCGCCTTCGGCGGTGCGCGAATTGCATGCGTCGCTGAGTGGACGCATCGCCGTCGCATCCGGCGCCGACCGGATCAAGGTCGAATTGCAACTCGTGAAGGCCGGCATACTCGACTGCTTCGAAGGCCGCATCTTCAGCGGCCACGAAACGCCCCGCAGCAAGCCCTATCCCGACGTCTACCTCGCCGCGGCCGCGGGTCTCGGCGTGGACCCGGCACGCTGCGCCGTGGTCGAAGATACCGTCACGGGCGCGACGGCGGGCGTTGCCGCGGGTGCCACGGTGTTCGGCTATTGTCCGCTCGAACTCGGCCACAGCAGCGCGACCGCGTTGCACGGCGCGGGCGCCGTGCACGTGTTCAGGGACATGGCCGAGCTGCCGGCATTGCTGGCGGGATGGCGCAGCGTCTTGCGCTGA
- a CDS encoding transposase: protein MMGRLDSGQDKLFYSFNLDNHVPQSHLLRGIDRFLDLRDLRRHLAPFYSPMGRPSIDPELMIRMLIVGYCFGIRSERRLCEEVHLNLAYRWFCRLGLEDAVPEHSTFSKNRHGRFRDSDLLRHVFESVLSRCMAEGLVKGEGFAIDASIIKADASPARGVPGTEPIDWGRADGQSRAVREYLEALEQANPVAADTSEPASSSAPPKKISLTDPAARWTAAPGGPAFFAYSTNYLIDLQAGIIVDVEATPANRSQEVESTRTMIDRVQHQRDLKPRRLVGDTAYGTAALLGWMVEEKQIEPHVSVWDKTERKDNTFSRSEFIWDEEANEYRCPAGNALRCDWRPLKNPRTHITKADTIVYRSSEKNCNRCSIKNQCCPNMSFRKITRSIHEAARDEARRIAATPEYKQSRRQRKKVEMLFAHLKRILKLDRLRLRGPSGAHDEFLMAATAQNLRRMAKWLTPEGKQANQAAT from the coding sequence ATGATGGGTCGACTGGATAGCGGACAGGACAAGCTCTTCTACTCGTTCAACCTCGATAACCACGTCCCGCAATCGCACCTGTTGAGAGGCATCGATCGCTTCCTTGATCTGCGAGATCTGCGCCGACACCTCGCGCCGTTCTACAGCCCGATGGGTCGGCCATCGATTGACCCGGAGCTCATGATTCGCATGTTGATCGTGGGTTACTGCTTTGGCATCCGGTCCGAGCGACGTCTATGCGAAGAGGTGCATCTGAACCTCGCATACCGGTGGTTCTGCCGCCTGGGTCTGGAAGACGCCGTACCGGAACACTCGACGTTCTCAAAGAACCGTCACGGTCGCTTTCGCGATAGCGACCTGTTGCGCCACGTATTCGAATCTGTGCTGAGTCGTTGCATGGCCGAGGGCCTCGTCAAGGGCGAGGGATTCGCCATTGACGCAAGCATCATCAAGGCGGACGCGAGTCCTGCTCGCGGAGTGCCGGGAACCGAGCCTATCGACTGGGGACGTGCCGACGGCCAGAGCCGCGCTGTGCGGGAATATCTTGAGGCACTGGAGCAAGCCAATCCGGTGGCCGCAGATACGTCCGAGCCAGCATCGTCTTCGGCACCTCCAAAGAAGATATCCCTGACTGATCCTGCTGCACGATGGACGGCCGCTCCGGGCGGTCCTGCGTTCTTTGCCTACTCGACGAATTACCTGATCGATCTGCAGGCAGGGATCATTGTGGATGTTGAAGCGACGCCGGCGAACCGGTCACAAGAGGTCGAATCAACCAGGACAATGATCGATCGTGTTCAACACCAACGGGACCTGAAGCCTCGCCGACTGGTAGGTGACACCGCATACGGCACAGCAGCACTGCTTGGCTGGATGGTTGAAGAGAAACAAATTGAGCCGCACGTTTCAGTCTGGGATAAAACAGAGCGCAAGGACAATACATTCTCTCGTAGCGAATTCATCTGGGATGAAGAGGCCAACGAGTATCGATGTCCTGCAGGGAACGCGCTGCGCTGCGACTGGCGTCCACTGAAGAATCCACGCACGCACATCACGAAAGCCGACACTATCGTGTATCGATCGAGCGAAAAGAACTGCAACCGATGTTCGATTAAGAATCAATGCTGCCCGAATATGTCGTTTCGCAAAATCACGCGCAGCATCCATGAAGCCGCCCGCGATGAGGCTCGACGCATCGCGGCAACCCCCGAATACAAACAGTCGCGCCGGCAGCGAAAGAAGGTGGAAATGCTCTTCGCTCACCTCAAGCGCATTCTCAAACTTGATCGCTTGCGACTGCGTGGTCCAAGCGGTGCCCATGATGAGTTTCTGATGGCAGCAACTGCGCAAAATCTGCGAAGAATGGCCAAGTGGCTCACGCCTGAAGGTAAGCAGGCAAACCAGGCAGCTACATGA
- a CDS encoding carboxymuconolactone decarboxylase family protein, translating to MSQLKAVEYCAASPEVRAVYDDIKQTRQVDDVNNFWKYIAQHPPTLARTWDSLKEVMAPGALDPLIKELLYVAVSVTNNCGYCVASHTAAARRAGMTDEMFGELLAVVGMANETNRLAVGYRVPIDPAFE from the coding sequence ATGAGCCAGCTCAAAGCCGTCGAGTATTGCGCGGCGTCGCCCGAAGTCAGAGCCGTCTACGACGATATCAAGCAGACCCGTCAGGTCGACGACGTCAACAACTTCTGGAAGTACATCGCCCAGCATCCGCCCACGCTCGCGCGCACATGGGACAGTCTGAAGGAGGTGATGGCGCCCGGCGCGCTCGACCCGTTGATCAAGGAACTCCTCTACGTTGCGGTGAGCGTGACGAATAACTGCGGCTACTGCGTGGCGAGCCACACCGCGGCCGCGCGCCGCGCCGGCATGACCGACGAGATGTTCGGCGAATTGCTCGCGGTAGTGGGCATGGCCAACGAGACAAACCGGCTCGCGGTAGGGTATCGCGTGCCGATCGATCCGGCGTTCGAATAG
- the cysS gene encoding cysteine--tRNA ligase, with protein MPLRLYDTWSRAVREFTPLDPDHVGLYCCGPTVYDHAHIGNLRTYVFEDVLRRALTLDGYTVRHVVNITDVGHLVSDADEGEDKMEKGSRRTGESAWTIAGRYTAAFINDWRALNLLEPAVWCRATDHIAEQIDFVADLERNGYTYRTADGIYFDTSRQDDYGYLARLDVAGLQAGKRVAAGEKRNVTDFALWKFSPPGVARQMEWESPWGRGFPGWHIECSAMSAKYLGPWFDIHCGGEDHIPVHHSNEIAQTQARHDTRLANFWMHGHFLLLDAGRMSKSSGEFVRLQTLIERGYDPLAYRYLCLGAHYRSSLRFSEAALDAAQSALDRLRRTYVQWPQGGTPDAQSVARFKAEIDQDLNVPRALAVLWDVVRSDLPAATRRASVDCFDAVLGLGLADWQADDSSVIPADIAALADEREKARAAQQWIEADRLRDVLTAAGWLVEDSASGQILRQRDRIR; from the coding sequence ATGCCGCTTCGCCTGTACGACACCTGGTCGCGCGCCGTGCGCGAATTCACGCCGCTCGATCCCGACCATGTGGGCTTGTATTGCTGCGGCCCGACCGTGTACGACCATGCGCATATCGGCAATCTCCGAACCTACGTGTTCGAAGACGTGCTGCGGCGCGCGTTGACGCTCGACGGCTATACGGTCAGACATGTGGTGAACATCACCGACGTCGGCCATCTGGTCTCCGATGCGGACGAAGGCGAAGACAAGATGGAGAAGGGTAGCCGGCGCACCGGCGAGTCGGCCTGGACGATCGCCGGGCGGTACACGGCGGCGTTCATCAACGACTGGCGCGCGCTCAATCTGCTGGAACCTGCCGTCTGGTGCCGCGCGACCGACCACATCGCCGAACAGATCGACTTTGTGGCGGACCTCGAACGCAACGGCTACACGTACCGCACGGCCGACGGCATCTATTTCGACACGAGCCGCCAAGACGACTACGGCTATCTGGCGCGGCTCGACGTGGCGGGTTTGCAGGCGGGCAAACGAGTCGCCGCTGGCGAGAAGCGCAACGTCACCGACTTCGCGCTGTGGAAGTTCAGTCCGCCCGGCGTCGCCCGGCAAATGGAGTGGGAGAGTCCTTGGGGGCGCGGCTTTCCCGGCTGGCATATCGAATGTTCGGCGATGTCGGCGAAGTATCTGGGCCCCTGGTTCGACATTCATTGCGGCGGCGAAGACCATATTCCCGTGCATCACAGCAACGAGATCGCGCAGACTCAGGCCCGCCACGACACGCGCCTCGCCAACTTCTGGATGCACGGCCACTTCCTTTTGCTGGATGCCGGCAGGATGTCGAAGTCGAGCGGCGAGTTCGTGCGCTTGCAGACGCTGATCGAGCGCGGCTACGATCCGCTCGCGTATCGCTATTTATGCCTTGGGGCGCATTACCGCAGCAGCCTGCGTTTCAGCGAGGCCGCGCTGGATGCCGCGCAATCCGCGCTGGACCGTTTGCGCAGAACCTATGTGCAATGGCCGCAAGGCGGCACGCCGGACGCGCAAAGCGTGGCGCGTTTCAAGGCCGAGATCGATCAGGACCTGAACGTGCCGCGCGCGCTCGCGGTGTTGTGGGACGTGGTGAGGAGCGACTTGCCGGCGGCGACGCGAAGGGCCAGCGTCGATTGCTTCGATGCCGTGCTCGGACTGGGTCTCGCCGATTGGCAAGCTGACGACTCATCCGTGATTCCCGCGGACATCGCGGCCTTGGCGGACGAGCGCGAAAAAGCACGCGCGGCGCAGCAATGGATCGAAGCGGACCGTTTGCGTGACGTGCTGACGGCTGCCGGCTGGCTGGTGGAAGACAGCGCCAGCGGCCAGATACTGCGGCAACGGGACAGGATCCGGTAG